A single region of the Rathayibacter rathayi genome encodes:
- a CDS encoding LacI family DNA-binding transcriptional regulator — translation MTARPTIHDVAATAGVSVATVSKAVNGRYGVAPATATRVLEVVRELGYESSLVASSMRSRRTGVIGVLVAGFEPFSAEILKGVGSVLAESRFDLLAYSGSHEGEQEGWERRSLSRLSGTLIDGAILVTPTVVSAPSDIPLVAVDPHTGRADLPTVESDNFGGALLAIRHLITLGHRRIGFVAGRGDLRSARLREAGYRAALAEAGIAFDERLLRVGNYHRDTARRPASSLLSLPDRPTAVFAANDVSALAIIETAAHLGLAVPHDLSVVGFDDVPEAARFDPPLTTIRQPMQTLGATAAEMLIALMSGREPRSLHVQLPTQLVRRATTGPPA, via the coding sequence ATGACCGCGCGACCCACCATCCACGACGTCGCCGCCACGGCCGGAGTCTCGGTGGCGACGGTGTCCAAGGCCGTGAACGGCCGCTACGGGGTCGCGCCCGCCACTGCCACGCGCGTGCTCGAGGTGGTGCGCGAGCTCGGCTACGAATCGAGCCTTGTCGCGAGCAGCATGCGCTCCCGGCGCACGGGCGTGATCGGTGTGCTCGTCGCCGGGTTCGAGCCGTTCAGCGCCGAGATCCTGAAGGGCGTCGGGTCGGTGCTGGCGGAGTCGCGCTTCGACCTGCTCGCCTACTCCGGCTCGCACGAGGGCGAGCAGGAGGGCTGGGAGCGGCGCTCGCTGAGCCGCCTCAGCGGCACCCTCATCGACGGCGCGATCCTGGTCACGCCGACCGTGGTGAGTGCCCCCTCCGACATCCCCCTCGTCGCCGTCGATCCGCACACCGGCCGCGCCGATCTGCCGACCGTCGAGTCCGACAACTTCGGCGGCGCCCTGCTCGCCATCCGACACCTGATCACGCTCGGGCACCGCCGCATCGGCTTCGTCGCGGGCCGCGGCGACCTCCGTTCGGCGCGGTTGCGCGAGGCCGGCTATCGAGCGGCGCTGGCGGAGGCAGGCATCGCCTTCGACGAGCGCCTGCTGCGGGTGGGCAACTACCACCGCGATACCGCGCGGCGCCCCGCGTCCTCGCTGCTGTCGCTTCCGGATCGTCCGACCGCCGTCTTCGCCGCGAACGACGTCTCGGCACTTGCGATCATCGAAACCGCCGCACACCTCGGGCTCGCCGTCCCGCACGATCTCTCGGTGGTCGGCTTCGACGACGTCCCCGAGGCCGCCCGCTTCGACCCACCGCTGACGACCATCCGCCAGCCCATGCAGACCCTCGGCGCGACTGCCGCCGAGATGCTGATCGCCCTGATGTCCGGCCGCGAACCCCGCTCGCTACACGTACAACTACCGACGCAGCTCGTACGCCGGGCGACGACCGGGCCACCGGCATGA
- a CDS encoding ABC transporter substrate-binding protein encodes MKFRKIAVATAALLGAVVALSGCSAQDSGSSDGTVAMTLWQNSTTGPGQEFWEKTITDFEAANPGVSIESQAIQNEDLDGKLQTALNSGDAPDIFLQRGGGKLAAMVAGGQLKDLTGGISDQARSEIPEGSFSANTLDDKVWAMPVAVLPGGLFYSQDVFTAAGITETPTTIDELDSAITKIKGSGAQAVALGAKDAWPAAHWYYFFALRQCSADTMAQAADTKDFSDECWVRAGQDLQDFAATEPFNEGFLTTAAQQGAGSSAGLLANHQAAMELMGAWDPGVIASLTPDEQPLPDLGWFPFPEIDGGDGEAGAIMGGVDGYSCSAGAPDECVDFLNYLATADVQKEYYAAFNAPPVNTVAQEAVTEPYLQQILAAYNSAPYVSQWLDTVYGLNVGNALNVGVVDLLAGKSDPEQLVEAVNAAAAKA; translated from the coding sequence ATGAAGTTCAGGAAGATCGCAGTGGCGACAGCAGCCCTGCTCGGCGCAGTCGTGGCCCTCAGCGGCTGCTCGGCCCAGGATTCGGGATCGAGCGACGGCACCGTCGCGATGACCCTCTGGCAGAACTCCACTACGGGCCCCGGCCAGGAGTTCTGGGAGAAGACCATCACGGACTTCGAGGCCGCGAACCCCGGAGTGAGCATCGAGTCGCAGGCCATTCAGAACGAGGACCTCGACGGCAAGCTCCAGACGGCGCTCAACTCGGGCGACGCTCCCGACATCTTCCTCCAGCGCGGCGGAGGCAAGCTCGCGGCGATGGTCGCGGGCGGTCAGCTGAAGGACCTCACCGGAGGGATTTCAGACCAGGCGCGCAGCGAGATCCCCGAGGGCTCCTTCTCGGCGAACACCCTCGACGACAAAGTGTGGGCGATGCCGGTCGCCGTGCTCCCGGGCGGTCTCTTCTACAGCCAGGACGTCTTCACCGCCGCCGGAATCACCGAGACTCCGACGACGATCGACGAGCTCGACTCCGCGATCACGAAGATCAAGGGCAGCGGTGCTCAGGCCGTCGCACTCGGCGCGAAGGACGCCTGGCCGGCCGCGCACTGGTACTACTTCTTCGCGCTGCGCCAGTGCAGCGCGGACACGATGGCGCAGGCGGCCGACACGAAGGATTTCTCGGACGAGTGCTGGGTCCGCGCCGGTCAGGACCTGCAGGACTTCGCGGCGACCGAGCCGTTCAACGAGGGCTTCCTCACCACCGCGGCCCAGCAGGGCGCGGGCAGCTCGGCCGGCCTCCTCGCCAACCACCAGGCCGCGATGGAGCTGATGGGCGCGTGGGACCCGGGCGTGATCGCCTCGCTCACCCCCGACGAGCAGCCGCTGCCCGACCTGGGCTGGTTCCCCTTCCCCGAGATCGACGGCGGCGACGGCGAGGCCGGCGCGATCATGGGCGGCGTCGACGGCTATTCCTGCTCGGCGGGTGCTCCCGACGAGTGCGTCGACTTCCTCAACTACCTGGCCACCGCCGACGTGCAGAAGGAGTACTACGCGGCCTTCAACGCGCCCCCGGTGAACACCGTGGCGCAGGAGGCGGTTACCGAGCCGTACCTCCAGCAGATCCTCGCCGCCTACAACTCGGCGCCGTACGTCTCGCAGTGGCTCGACACCGTCTACGGCCTCAACGTCGGCAACGCGCTGAACGTCGGAGTCGTCGACCTCCTCGCAGGCAAGAGCGACCCCGAGCAGCTGGTCGAGGCCGTCAACGCCGCCGCGGCAAAGGCGTAG
- a CDS encoding carbohydrate ABC transporter permease has translation MDEPRGTERTGGVTSTPPVRRRRRSVGWAGRFEIALLVGPALIVFLAFVIFPVVMAAYYGFFSWQGYGVPTDFVGFRNYLTILQDPTFHDALAHNGIIVVLSLVLQGPVAILLALLLNRKLRGQSFIRVLIFVPYVISEVVVGTGWSLMLQTSGAVNGLLENIGLGALTQDWLSDPAIAIWTLMLIITWKYIGFAVILFLAGLQGIPEELSEAAAIDGASYWQVQRRITLPLLAPTLRIWAFLSIIGALQLFDLVYIIWGQYVSSTAGTSTMAIYLVTNGRNAGNYGYGNAVAVVLFLISLVVALLYQRFVLRRDTAGALTGDKR, from the coding sequence GTGGATGAGCCCCGCGGGACCGAGCGCACCGGAGGCGTCACCTCGACGCCTCCGGTGCGCCGGCGCCGCCGCAGCGTGGGCTGGGCGGGGCGTTTCGAAATCGCGCTCCTGGTCGGCCCGGCGCTGATCGTCTTCCTCGCCTTCGTGATCTTCCCGGTCGTGATGGCGGCCTACTACGGCTTCTTCAGCTGGCAGGGCTACGGCGTCCCGACAGACTTTGTCGGCTTCCGCAACTACCTGACGATCCTGCAGGACCCGACCTTCCATGACGCTCTCGCCCACAACGGCATCATCGTGGTGCTCTCGCTGGTGCTCCAGGGGCCGGTCGCGATCCTCCTGGCGCTGCTGTTGAACCGCAAGCTGCGCGGGCAGTCGTTCATCCGGGTCCTGATCTTCGTGCCGTACGTGATCTCGGAGGTCGTCGTCGGCACCGGCTGGAGCCTGATGCTCCAGACCAGCGGAGCGGTCAACGGGCTGCTCGAGAACATCGGTCTCGGTGCGCTGACGCAGGACTGGCTCTCGGATCCGGCGATCGCGATCTGGACGCTGATGCTGATCATCACATGGAAGTACATCGGCTTCGCCGTGATCCTCTTCCTCGCCGGGCTCCAGGGCATTCCCGAGGAGCTTTCGGAGGCGGCGGCGATTGACGGGGCTTCCTATTGGCAAGTGCAGCGGCGGATCACCCTGCCGCTGCTCGCGCCGACCCTGCGGATCTGGGCGTTCCTGTCGATCATCGGCGCTCTGCAATTGTTCGACCTGGTTTACATCATCTGGGGGCAGTACGTGTCCTCGACCGCGGGCACCTCGACGATGGCGATCTACCTGGTCACCAATGGCCGAAATGCCGGCAACTACGGATACGGGAACGCCGTCGCGGTGGTCCTGTTCCTGATCTCGCTCGTGGTGGCGCTGCTCTACCAGCGCTTCGTGCTCCGGCGCGACACGGCGGGCGCACTGACAGGAGACAAGCGATGA
- a CDS encoding carbohydrate ABC transporter permease yields MTGTTMTAPPITPQTPRPLAVKRRKQPLGRGTTIAYLVAIVVIALMLAPVAYIILGGFRTNAQITTDPAGLPSPWNVQNYLDVITGGVFWQEVGNSTIAGLATTLGVVVLGLMASYVLARYDFTGRGVFYALFAAGLMFPMTVAITPLYLVIKSLGLMNSLAGVVLPQIAFGLPTTIIILVPFLRAIPDEIQEAAFIDGCSRIGFFFRMVVRLAMPGVITTGILAFIASWNSYLLPLFILNNESTFTLPLGVQAFSSQYSVDTAKVLAFVSLSMIPALIFFSVFERRIVGGLTGAVKG; encoded by the coding sequence ATGACCGGCACGACGATGACGGCCCCGCCGATCACTCCCCAGACCCCGCGGCCTCTGGCCGTGAAGCGGCGCAAGCAGCCGCTGGGCCGCGGCACCACGATCGCCTACCTCGTGGCGATCGTCGTGATCGCGCTGATGCTCGCTCCGGTGGCGTACATCATCCTCGGCGGCTTCCGCACGAACGCGCAGATCACCACCGACCCGGCGGGCCTGCCCTCGCCGTGGAACGTGCAGAACTACCTCGACGTGATCACTGGCGGCGTGTTCTGGCAGGAGGTCGGCAACTCCACGATCGCGGGACTTGCCACCACGCTCGGCGTGGTCGTTCTCGGCCTGATGGCGAGCTACGTCCTGGCCCGCTACGACTTCACCGGGCGAGGCGTGTTCTACGCGCTCTTCGCCGCCGGCCTGATGTTTCCGATGACGGTGGCGATCACTCCGCTCTATCTGGTGATCAAGAGTCTTGGCCTGATGAATTCGCTCGCCGGAGTGGTGCTGCCGCAGATCGCATTCGGCCTGCCGACCACAATCATCATCCTGGTGCCGTTCCTGCGCGCGATCCCGGACGAGATCCAAGAGGCGGCGTTCATCGACGGCTGCAGCCGGATCGGCTTTTTCTTCCGGATGGTCGTGCGCCTGGCGATGCCGGGCGTGATCACTACGGGGATCCTGGCGTTCATCGCGAGCTGGAACAGCTACCTGCTGCCGCTGTTCATCCTCAACAACGAGTCGACCTTCACGCTCCCGCTTGGAGTGCAGGCGTTCTCGTCGCAATACTCCGTCGATACGGCGAAGGTGCTCGCCTTCGTGTCGCTGTCGATGATTCCGGCGCTGATCTTCTTCAGCGTCTTCGAGCGCCGCATCGTCGGCGGGCTCACGGGGGCGGTGAAGGGATGA
- a CDS encoding glycoside hydrolase family 3 N-terminal domain-containing protein, whose product MTLEEKLAQLVGYWVDQGGEVVAPLAGEMATSTGYAEATREGIGQLTRVYGTRPVDPLERARWLWAEQRRLVEETRLGIPAIVHEECLTGLAAWQAATFPTPLAWGASFDPALVAELGAVIGGSMRELGIHQGLAPVLDVIRDARWGRVDECIAEDPYVVGTLGTAYVQGLQSAGVDATLKHFVGYSASRGGRNHAPVHAGPREIADVLLPPFEMAIRDGGARSVMNSYAEIDGDPVAATPAYLTGVLRERWGFDGVVVADYFSVAFLHLMHAVAADLGEAAELALAAGIDVELPTGDAFLAPLAARIRAGETDDALVDRAVLRVLAQKERLGLLDARFDDAPESIDLDSPAHRDIARRLAEESVVLLANDGVLPLAPPRRLALVGPNADSAPALMGCYSFANHVLAHHPGVPLGFEIPTVADALADEFGSVEFLLAEGCTVEGEDASGIAEAVQVAADSDVAIVVVGDRAGLFGRGTVGEGNDVESLELPGRQRELVEAVVATGTPVVLVLLTGRPYAVGWALEGPSAPAAVVQAFFPGEEGAEAIAGVVSGRITPSGHLPVSLPRSAGAQPFSYLHPILGGPSDVTSADSTPVRPFGHGLSYTIFARTDLVVAESAPTGGSFTATVRVRNTGARSGIDLVQLYARDVFASVTRPVAQLLGYLRVPLQAGEEVEVRFEVPAARLAFTGREGVRIVEPGRVELWVGPDCATRETEAALELVGDAAAVDASSQRLVGTEVHRAAAGVPA is encoded by the coding sequence ATGACGCTAGAGGAGAAGCTCGCCCAACTCGTCGGCTACTGGGTCGACCAGGGCGGCGAGGTCGTCGCTCCGCTCGCCGGCGAGATGGCGACATCGACCGGATACGCCGAAGCGACCCGCGAGGGGATCGGCCAGCTCACCCGCGTCTACGGCACGCGCCCCGTCGATCCGCTCGAGCGTGCGCGGTGGCTGTGGGCGGAGCAGCGGCGGCTCGTCGAGGAGACGCGGCTGGGCATCCCCGCGATCGTGCACGAGGAGTGCCTGACCGGTCTGGCCGCCTGGCAAGCCGCGACGTTCCCGACTCCGCTGGCGTGGGGCGCCTCCTTCGACCCCGCACTCGTGGCCGAGCTGGGCGCCGTGATCGGCGGCTCGATGCGCGAACTCGGGATCCACCAGGGCCTGGCGCCGGTACTCGACGTGATCCGCGACGCGCGCTGGGGCCGCGTCGACGAGTGCATCGCCGAGGACCCGTACGTCGTCGGCACGCTGGGCACCGCCTACGTGCAGGGGCTCCAGTCGGCCGGCGTCGACGCGACACTGAAGCACTTCGTCGGCTACTCCGCCTCCCGCGGGGGACGCAACCACGCGCCGGTGCACGCCGGACCGCGCGAAATCGCGGACGTGCTGCTGCCGCCGTTCGAGATGGCGATCCGTGACGGCGGCGCCCGCTCGGTGATGAATTCGTACGCCGAGATCGACGGCGACCCGGTCGCGGCGACGCCCGCTTACCTCACGGGAGTGCTGCGTGAACGCTGGGGCTTTGACGGAGTGGTCGTCGCCGACTACTTCTCCGTGGCGTTCCTGCACCTGATGCACGCTGTCGCCGCCGACCTGGGCGAGGCGGCCGAACTGGCGCTCGCCGCGGGGATCGACGTGGAGCTGCCCACCGGCGACGCGTTCCTCGCTCCGCTGGCCGCGCGAATCCGGGCCGGGGAGACCGACGACGCTCTGGTCGACCGGGCGGTACTGCGGGTGCTCGCGCAGAAGGAGCGGCTCGGCCTACTCGACGCGCGCTTCGACGACGCCCCCGAGTCGATCGACCTGGACTCGCCGGCCCACCGCGACATCGCCCGCCGCCTGGCCGAGGAGTCGGTGGTGCTGCTCGCGAACGACGGCGTGCTGCCGCTCGCTCCGCCCCGCCGCCTCGCGCTGGTCGGCCCCAACGCCGACAGCGCGCCCGCCCTGATGGGCTGCTACTCCTTCGCCAACCATGTGCTGGCGCACCACCCGGGCGTGCCGTTGGGCTTCGAGATCCCGACCGTCGCGGACGCGCTGGCCGACGAATTCGGCTCGGTGGAGTTCCTGCTGGCCGAGGGCTGCACGGTCGAGGGCGAGGACGCCTCCGGGATCGCCGAGGCGGTTCAGGTGGCCGCCGACTCCGACGTCGCGATCGTGGTCGTCGGCGACCGGGCGGGCCTGTTCGGCCGTGGGACGGTCGGCGAGGGCAACGATGTCGAGAGCTTGGAGCTGCCGGGTCGCCAGCGCGAGCTGGTCGAGGCAGTGGTCGCGACCGGAACTCCGGTCGTGCTCGTGCTGCTGACCGGTCGGCCCTACGCGGTGGGCTGGGCGCTCGAGGGGCCCAGCGCTCCGGCCGCTGTGGTGCAGGCGTTCTTCCCGGGGGAGGAGGGCGCCGAGGCGATCGCGGGGGTCGTCTCGGGCCGCATCACTCCCTCCGGACACCTGCCCGTTTCGCTCCCGCGTTCGGCCGGGGCGCAGCCGTTCTCGTACCTGCATCCGATCCTCGGCGGCCCCTCGGACGTGACCTCGGCCGACAGCACGCCGGTGCGGCCGTTCGGCCACGGTCTCTCGTACACGATCTTCGCCCGTACGGATCTGGTGGTGGCGGAGTCGGCTCCGACCGGTGGATCCTTCACGGCGACTGTGCGGGTGCGCAACACGGGCGCGCGGTCGGGTATCGACCTGGTCCAGCTGTACGCCCGCGACGTCTTCGCGAGTGTGACCCGGCCGGTGGCGCAGCTGCTCGGCTACCTGCGGGTTCCGCTTCAGGCCGGCGAGGAGGTGGAGGTGCGGTTTGAGGTGCCGGCGGCGCGGTTGGCCTTCACTGGTCGCGAAGGCGTGCGGATCGTCGAGCCCGGCCGTGTCGAGCTGTGGGTGGGCCCGGACTGCGCGACGCGCGAGACGGAGGCGGCGCTCGAGCTGGTCGGCGACGCCGCCGCGGTCGACGCCTCCTCCCAGCGCCTCGTCGGTACCGAAGTTCACCGAGCGGCGGCGGGCGTTCCGGCCTGA
- a CDS encoding DinB family protein — MSDDAKQTLLRYLQEGRDALLHKLDGLDEYDVRRPLVATGTNLLGLVKHVAGTEAGYLGAVFGRPFPEPMPWMEEESEPNADMWATADESLADVVALYRRVWVHSDATVAALPLDALGVVPWWTTREVSLDRILVHITAETHRHAGHADIVRELIDGQVGFRTPGGNLPPVPQEWWPEYRERLESLARAVRDRG, encoded by the coding sequence ATGAGCGACGACGCGAAGCAGACCCTCCTCCGCTACCTGCAGGAGGGGCGCGACGCCCTGCTGCACAAGCTCGACGGTCTCGACGAGTACGACGTACGCCGGCCGCTGGTCGCCACGGGCACGAACCTGCTCGGACTGGTGAAACATGTGGCCGGCACGGAGGCGGGCTACCTCGGCGCGGTGTTCGGGCGGCCGTTTCCCGAGCCGATGCCGTGGATGGAGGAGGAGTCGGAGCCGAACGCGGATATGTGGGCGACGGCCGACGAGTCGCTCGCCGACGTGGTCGCGCTGTATCGCCGCGTGTGGGTCCACTCCGACGCGACGGTCGCGGCACTGCCGCTGGATGCTCTGGGCGTCGTGCCCTGGTGGACCACGCGCGAGGTCTCGCTGGATCGGATCCTCGTCCACATCACCGCCGAGACTCACCGCCACGCGGGCCACGCGGACATCGTCCGCGAGTTGATCGACGGGCAGGTCGGCTTCCGCACCCCCGGCGGCAACCTGCCGCCGGTTCCCCAGGAGTGGTGGCCCGAGTACCGCGAGCGCCTCGAATCGCTGGCGCGCGCTGTCCGCGATCGGGGCTGA
- a CDS encoding helix-turn-helix transcriptional regulator, with protein MEQNDDVTRSDIGGHDVEQARALFEQSYNGHRFIVEPSTDFSYRYTSVGDGDVTLRGSQFAGSVQGSIQTRGEYVVSWLTAGEGVTDLDGDAVILGFGQPAVFVNNRPSRFEFHDYRQNLIHFDGAYLERIAEEVEGTTGPLLFDTTARPEGAALRRWSATVATVARVIYDADSSPLLRHEADRAIAVALLETFPHTTLDTPGDLGVPRSGRLRLAIEFMYAHSHEPLRTEQIAEAAGTGLRTLQSEFRREFGFTAVDYLRRIRLDGVRKELRAGESGIVSVSEVARRWGFAHLGRFSASYAHRFGERPSTTLDS; from the coding sequence ATGGAACAGAACGACGACGTCACGCGCTCCGACATCGGCGGGCACGATGTCGAGCAGGCGCGGGCCCTGTTCGAGCAGTCCTACAACGGACACCGCTTCATCGTCGAGCCGAGCACCGACTTCTCGTACCGCTACACCTCCGTCGGCGACGGCGACGTCACCCTCCGCGGCAGCCAGTTCGCCGGCTCCGTGCAGGGCTCCATCCAGACAAGGGGCGAGTACGTCGTCTCGTGGCTGACCGCCGGCGAGGGAGTCACCGATCTCGACGGCGACGCAGTGATCCTCGGATTCGGGCAGCCGGCAGTCTTCGTCAACAACCGGCCCAGCCGGTTCGAGTTCCACGACTACCGGCAAAACCTCATCCACTTCGACGGCGCCTATCTCGAACGCATCGCGGAGGAGGTGGAGGGCACGACCGGTCCCCTCCTCTTCGACACCACCGCCCGACCCGAGGGCGCGGCGCTGCGACGCTGGTCGGCGACGGTCGCCACGGTCGCGCGGGTGATCTACGACGCCGACAGTTCGCCACTCCTGCGCCACGAGGCCGATCGCGCCATCGCGGTGGCGCTGCTCGAGACCTTTCCGCATACGACACTCGACACCCCCGGCGACCTCGGAGTACCCCGCTCGGGGCGGCTGCGGCTGGCGATCGAGTTCATGTACGCACACTCACATGAGCCACTGCGCACCGAGCAGATCGCCGAGGCGGCAGGCACGGGCCTGCGGACACTGCAGAGCGAGTTCCGCCGCGAGTTCGGTTTCACCGCGGTCGACTATCTGCGCCGGATCCGGCTCGACGGCGTGCGGAAGGAGCTGCGGGCGGGCGAATCCGGAATCGTCAGCGTCAGCGAAGTAGCGCGGCGCTGGGGCTTCGCGCACTTAGGCCGATTCTCGGCCTCCTATGCCCACCGCTTCGGCGAGCGCCCCAGCACCACGCTCGACTCCTGA
- a CDS encoding ATP-dependent DNA ligase translates to MGALLYGTPPTSHEIDDRALAHLQIVMINKFRRDEAFAFQLDASSTNGTGRHTLWLHPTIPLQFSFHGSRMPAINSSWVRALMEEANSGRGLRIVAEPTQQSESSGLTHAA, encoded by the coding sequence ATGGGCGCTCTGCTCTACGGCACTCCCCCCACTTCGCACGAGATCGACGACCGGGCGCTCGCGCACCTGCAGATCGTCATGATCAACAAGTTCCGCCGCGACGAGGCGTTCGCATTCCAGCTCGACGCGTCGAGTACGAACGGCACCGGCCGTCACACGCTGTGGCTGCACCCCACCATCCCGCTGCAGTTCTCGTTCCACGGCAGCCGCATGCCCGCGATCAACTCCAGCTGGGTGCGCGCGCTGATGGAGGAGGCCAACAGCGGACGCGGCCTGCGCATCGTCGCCGAGCCGACGCAGCAGTCCGAGTCCTCCGGGCTCACTCACGCGGCCTGA
- a CDS encoding YybH family protein has product MRDDSLAPPDLPADLVAALAAVEAGLAAMAAGDPEPYRRCWADSTDSTLFGAFGTIERGRAAIEETLDWVAGRFADGMLRPHYDIVHAAGDLAYTVGQETGEIRLDGGELKSVVIRVTHVYRRFDDQGWRIVHRHGDHPPALER; this is encoded by the coding sequence ATGCGTGACGACTCCCTAGCTCCGCCCGATCTGCCCGCCGACCTCGTCGCTGCCCTCGCCGCGGTCGAGGCGGGCCTGGCCGCGATGGCCGCGGGCGACCCGGAACCCTACCGCCGTTGCTGGGCCGACTCCACCGACTCCACCCTTTTCGGCGCCTTCGGCACGATCGAGCGCGGGCGGGCGGCGATCGAGGAGACCCTCGACTGGGTCGCTGGTCGGTTCGCCGACGGGATGCTCCGCCCGCACTACGACATCGTGCACGCGGCGGGAGATCTGGCGTACACGGTCGGTCAGGAGACCGGCGAAATCCGCCTCGACGGCGGCGAGTTGAAGTCTGTGGTGATCCGCGTCACCCATGTGTACCGCCGCTTCGACGATCAGGGCTGGCGCATCGTCCACCGGCACGGAGATCATCCGCCCGCCCTCGAGCGCTGA
- a CDS encoding glycoside hydrolase family 35 protein, producing MTTVPESRFAIGADDFELDGRPHRILSGALHYFRVHPNLWADRIRKARLMGLNTIETYIAWNAHEPRRGEWREGAGLDLGRFLDLIAAEGMHAIVRPGPYICAEWDNGALPAWLFRDPEVGVRRSEPRYLAAVSDYLHRVYSVVAPRQIDAGGPVVLVQIENEYGAYGSDKEYLAALVRVTRDCGITVPLTTIDQPTPQMLADGSLPGLHLTGSFGSRTPERLATLREFQPTGPLMCMEFWCGWFDDWGTQHHTTDADASARELDALLAAGGSVNIYMFHGGTNFGLTSGANDKGRYAAITTSYDYDAPLDEGGDPTAKFWAFRDVIARYAPVPEEVPAVRPPAPALTAPLVPGPGLLGLDSAFGPAAHLDTVASFDDLGHDDGFVLVTTTLDGSSAPARLVVGEEVRDRAWVLLDGAPVGVLARDHHERALTLPSGRGELAILVENQGRVNYGARIGEHKGLIGGVRLDGAELTGWAARPLALECLPDLAVTASAFPAGPQLASGSFELDEPADLYLDTLHWGKGLVWVNGFLLGRYWRRGPQRTLIVPAPETRAGRNRVVVLELEGIAEPEIRLRAGAELGHTEV from the coding sequence ATGACTACCGTTCCCGAGAGCCGCTTCGCCATCGGCGCCGACGACTTCGAACTCGATGGCCGCCCGCACCGCATCCTGTCGGGGGCGCTGCACTACTTCCGCGTCCACCCGAACCTGTGGGCCGACCGAATCCGCAAGGCCCGCCTGATGGGCCTGAACACGATCGAGACCTACATCGCCTGGAACGCGCACGAGCCACGCCGCGGCGAATGGCGCGAGGGCGCCGGGCTCGACCTGGGCCGCTTCCTCGACCTGATCGCCGCCGAGGGCATGCACGCGATCGTGCGCCCGGGCCCCTACATCTGCGCGGAGTGGGACAACGGCGCGCTCCCCGCCTGGCTGTTCCGCGACCCCGAGGTGGGCGTGCGCCGCTCGGAGCCGCGCTACCTCGCCGCGGTCAGCGACTACCTCCACCGCGTCTACTCCGTCGTCGCGCCCCGGCAAATCGACGCGGGCGGGCCCGTGGTGCTCGTGCAGATCGAGAACGAGTACGGCGCGTACGGCTCCGACAAGGAGTACCTGGCCGCCCTCGTGCGGGTGACCCGCGACTGCGGCATCACGGTGCCGCTGACCACCATCGACCAGCCGACCCCGCAGATGCTCGCCGACGGCAGCCTCCCGGGCCTGCACCTCACCGGCTCGTTCGGCTCGCGCACCCCGGAGCGCCTCGCGACGCTGCGCGAGTTCCAGCCCACCGGCCCGCTGATGTGCATGGAGTTCTGGTGCGGCTGGTTCGACGACTGGGGCACGCAGCACCACACCACGGACGCCGACGCCTCGGCCCGTGAACTGGACGCCCTGCTCGCAGCCGGCGGCTCGGTCAACATCTACATGTTCCACGGCGGCACCAACTTCGGCCTGACCAGCGGAGCGAACGACAAGGGCCGCTACGCCGCGATCACGACGAGCTACGACTACGACGCCCCGCTGGACGAAGGCGGCGACCCGACCGCCAAGTTCTGGGCGTTCCGCGACGTCATCGCGCGCTACGCGCCGGTGCCGGAGGAGGTGCCCGCGGTGCGCCCGCCAGCCCCGGCCCTCACCGCTCCGCTGGTCCCCGGACCGGGGCTGCTCGGCCTCGACTCCGCCTTCGGACCGGCCGCGCACCTGGACACTGTGGCCAGCTTCGACGACCTCGGCCACGACGACGGCTTCGTGCTGGTCACGACGACGCTCGATGGCTCCTCCGCTCCGGCCCGCCTCGTGGTGGGCGAGGAGGTGCGCGACCGCGCCTGGGTGCTGCTGGACGGCGCGCCGGTGGGCGTGCTCGCTCGCGACCACCACGAGCGCGCGCTGACGCTGCCCAGCGGACGAGGCGAGCTCGCGATCCTGGTCGAGAACCAGGGGCGGGTGAACTACGGCGCGCGCATCGGCGAGCACAAGGGCCTGATCGGAGGCGTGCGCCTGGACGGCGCGGAGCTGACCGGCTGGGCGGCGCGGCCGCTGGCGCTGGAGTGCCTGCCGGATCTCGCCGTCACCGCGTCGGCGTTCCCGGCCGGGCCGCAGCTGGCGTCCGGTTCGTTCGAACTCGACGAGCCGGCCGACCTCTACCTGGACACGCTGCACTGGGGGAAAGGCCTGGTCTGGGTGAACGGCTTCCTCCTCGGCCGCTACTGGCGCCGCGGTCCGCAGCGGACCCTAATCGTCCCCGCGCCGGAGACCCGCGCCGGGCGCAACCGCGTGGTCGTGCTGGAGCTGGAGGGCATCGCCGAGCCGGAGATCCGGCTGCGTGCGGGAGCCGAGCTGGGGCACACCGAGGTCTGA